A window of Candidatus Wallbacteria bacterium contains these coding sequences:
- a CDS encoding M20/M25/M40 family metallo-hydrolase, with product MKADNFRLVRKLIDAVSPSGCESPAALVFSQELPGIRIERDCIGNTSAIITPRRSLGKIMLAAHSDEIGLMVKYIDEDGFVYFSPVGAIDPGVLIGVRVTMINGSGKQIHGVIGKKPIHLMDAKERERAASMDDLFIDIGCRKKSEAEKLLAVGDTGIVEFSLDFLQKDRIAGRGLDDRIALYVIIEVMKRLHKEKNKLNFEVFGVATTQEEVGHRGAQVSSFNINPDCCLVIDVTHDTSYPGSSKQKDGDVTLGLGPCICRGPILHPLLTSMIEQFAKLKKIPLQVDIGTRSTGTDSDHIQNNCGGIATALLEIPLRYMHTPSEMIAMGDVEKLIDLITGFILSLKTKPDFRV from the coding sequence ATGAAGGCAGATAATTTCAGACTGGTCCGGAAACTGATTGATGCGGTGAGTCCTTCGGGCTGTGAATCCCCTGCTGCTTTGGTTTTCAGCCAGGAACTTCCAGGGATCAGGATCGAACGGGACTGCATCGGCAACACCTCAGCGATCATCACTCCCCGCCGCAGCCTCGGCAAAATCATGCTGGCAGCACATTCCGACGAGATAGGCTTGATGGTTAAATACATTGATGAGGATGGATTTGTTTATTTTTCCCCTGTCGGAGCAATTGATCCTGGTGTCCTGATCGGCGTTCGTGTAACCATGATCAATGGATCAGGAAAACAAATCCATGGCGTGATCGGCAAGAAACCGATTCATCTCATGGATGCCAAGGAGCGCGAACGGGCAGCATCAATGGACGATCTTTTCATAGACATCGGATGCAGGAAGAAGAGCGAAGCGGAAAAACTGCTGGCAGTTGGAGATACCGGGATTGTGGAATTTTCGCTTGATTTTCTTCAGAAAGACCGGATCGCAGGCAGAGGACTCGATGACCGGATTGCACTTTATGTAATCATTGAAGTGATGAAAAGACTGCACAAGGAAAAAAATAAACTGAATTTCGAGGTTTTCGGAGTCGCAACCACCCAGGAAGAAGTCGGTCACAGGGGAGCCCAGGTTTCATCGTTCAACATCAATCCGGATTGCTGCCTGGTGATTGATGTCACGCATGATACCAGCTATCCCGGGTCATCTAAACAGAAAGACGGAGATGTTACCCTGGGTTTGGGCCCATGCATCTGCAGAGGACCGATCCTGCATCCGCTTTTGACATCAATGATCGAACAATTCGCCAAGCTGAAAAAAATCCCGCTGCAGGTTGATATCGGGACAAGATCTACAGGTACGGATTCGGATCACATCCAGAATAACTGCGGAGGGATTGCTACTGCACTGCTTGAAATTCCACTCCGCTACATGCATACTCCATCGGAAATGATCGCCATGGGAGATGTGGAAAAACTGATAGACCTGATCACAGGATTTATTCTGTCATTAAAAACCAAGCCTGATTTCAGGGTGTAG
- a CDS encoding NAD(P)H-dependent oxidoreductase, whose product MKRLLHILATPRGEDSRTLKVSRTFLEACRKKHNELIIDEINVSTEALPDLTYRTIQGKYALLSGKDLDQGQMQNWTKVIDLIERFKSADCYLVSTPMWNFGLPYTLKHFIDVILQPRYTFRYTEKGPEGLVTGKKMLIVTSRGGDYGPESPLHSMDMLEPYLCQAFNFIGITDITFINAQPMDALGPEVQKEKIQQAQELARKLAEKF is encoded by the coding sequence ATGAAAAGGCTCCTGCACATACTGGCCACACCCAGAGGAGAGGATTCAAGGACTTTGAAGGTTTCCAGGACTTTCCTGGAAGCATGCCGGAAAAAACATAACGAATTGATAATCGATGAAATCAATGTCTCGACAGAGGCACTTCCGGATCTGACCTATCGGACGATTCAAGGCAAGTACGCCCTGCTTTCAGGAAAGGACCTGGACCAGGGGCAGATGCAAAACTGGACTAAGGTGATAGACCTGATCGAGCGTTTTAAATCCGCAGACTGCTATCTGGTCAGCACACCCATGTGGAATTTTGGATTGCCATATACTTTAAAGCATTTTATTGACGTGATTCTGCAGCCAAGATATACATTCAGATATACGGAAAAGGGTCCTGAAGGACTGGTGACAGGGAAAAAGATGCTGATCGTGACCAGCAGAGGCGGAGACTATGGACCTGAGAGCCCTCTGCACTCCATGGACATGCTTGAACCTTACCTGTGTCAGGCTTTCAATTTTATCGGCATCACTGACATCACTTTCATCAATGCCCAGCCCATGGATGCGCTTGGACCTGAAGTGCAGAAAGAGAAGATCCAGCAGGCCCAGGAACTGGCAAGGAAACTGGCTGAGAAATTTTAA
- a CDS encoding flavodoxin family protein: protein MKVIAFNGSARKNGNTTLLIRRVFIELEKEGISTELIELSGELIHPCRACSMCGKNKNGKCVNTDDGINKYIGMMREADGIILGSPVYFSDVTSTMKAFIDRTGYVSRSNGGLYTRKIGAAVTAVRRAGATHAFSSLNFFFFINEMIVPGSSYWNLGIGRAIGEVEKDEEGMKTMENLGLNMAWLLKKIHV from the coding sequence ATGAAAGTCATCGCCTTTAACGGAAGTGCACGAAAAAACGGAAATACCACCCTGCTGATCAGGCGCGTATTCATAGAACTGGAAAAAGAAGGGATCAGTACTGAACTGATCGAACTGTCAGGCGAGCTTATCCACCCCTGCCGGGCCTGCAGCATGTGCGGGAAAAACAAGAACGGAAAATGTGTGAATACAGATGACGGGATCAACAAGTATATCGGTATGATGCGCGAAGCAGACGGAATCATACTGGGCAGCCCGGTTTATTTCTCGGACGTCACATCCACCATGAAAGCTTTCATCGATCGCACAGGCTATGTTTCCCGCTCCAATGGCGGGTTGTACACCAGAAAGATTGGAGCAGCTGTTACAGCGGTGAGGCGGGCCGGGGCCACCCATGCCTTTTCAAGCCTGAACTTCTTCTTCTTCATCAATGAAATGATCGTGCCTGGTTCGTCTTACTGGAATCTCGGCATCGGCCGGGCGATAGGCGAAGTCGAAAAAGACGAGGAAGGCATGAAGACAATGGAAAACCTAGGCCTGAACATGGCCTGGCTTTTGAAAAAAATCCATGTCTGA
- a CDS encoding GNAT family N-acetyltransferase, translating into MKIGILYNHVDSVSRGFDYDKISDNDVLKTVEHIRGALAINNEILPVLVDDEILARLTPECFDLIFNLCEGIGSDITREAEVAAALDHNGIVYTGAGADALSLCVDKIRTKKILSEHGIKTPAFQLFKSSTQRKSSKLKFPLIVKPMHEDASVGINRDSVVRNTSELKRQVDFILENYMQDALVEEYIEGRELNVAILGNGRDLQVLPISEIVFTLPDDHPRILTYEAKWCQDSHVYKNTTGRCFPDLPNDVAEEVRAVSVLAYRLTGCRDYARVDLRLSGNTPYVLEVNPNPDLDVGAGFERSGKAAGMDYPKLIAGIILETLKRYPHFRKISRPLIDCASKRLSVRRVIQADTQDLIHWFNNPQVSKYMESPDKEWNPGNIYKYYFILNQKDLDVLYTDLQTGLKIGYGQIYGIDLRKRTAEISYLIGEPAFYGRGYGTEMVELLLQIAFEKLGLNSVEAGIIEGNLPSMKVCERLGFKRTKVNKGSEIIDGKKTDEIIFELSASEYLQKNKPAASCL; encoded by the coding sequence ATGAAGATCGGAATTCTCTATAATCATGTGGACAGTGTCAGCCGTGGTTTCGACTATGACAAAATTTCCGACAATGATGTTCTGAAAACCGTTGAGCACATAAGGGGCGCACTCGCAATCAACAACGAAATCCTGCCAGTTCTGGTTGATGATGAAATCCTGGCACGTCTGACTCCAGAATGCTTTGACCTGATTTTCAACCTCTGCGAAGGGATCGGATCCGACATTACAAGGGAAGCAGAGGTCGCAGCCGCACTCGATCACAATGGAATTGTATACACTGGTGCGGGAGCGGACGCGCTCAGCCTCTGCGTCGATAAGATCCGCACTAAAAAAATTCTGTCAGAGCATGGGATCAAAACGCCGGCTTTCCAGCTCTTCAAAAGCTCAACCCAGCGTAAAAGCAGTAAACTTAAATTTCCCCTGATCGTCAAACCGATGCATGAGGATGCCAGTGTCGGCATCAACAGGGACTCGGTAGTCAGAAACACGTCAGAACTTAAGCGCCAGGTGGATTTTATTCTTGAAAATTACATGCAGGACGCTCTGGTTGAGGAATACATCGAAGGACGCGAACTTAATGTAGCCATCCTGGGGAACGGTAGAGACCTCCAGGTGCTTCCAATTTCAGAAATTGTTTTCACCTTGCCGGATGATCATCCCAGAATTCTGACCTATGAAGCTAAATGGTGCCAGGATTCCCATGTCTATAAAAACACTACAGGCAGATGCTTTCCAGACCTGCCTAACGATGTGGCTGAAGAAGTCCGTGCTGTCTCAGTCCTGGCATACAGATTGACAGGATGCAGGGATTACGCCCGCGTAGACCTGCGGCTGTCCGGGAACACTCCTTACGTGCTTGAGGTCAACCCGAATCCTGATCTGGATGTGGGAGCAGGTTTTGAGCGCAGCGGCAAGGCAGCAGGCATGGATTACCCAAAGCTGATTGCAGGAATTATTTTGGAAACACTCAAGCGTTATCCGCATTTCCGGAAAATCTCCAGACCACTGATTGATTGCGCATCTAAACGCCTGTCGGTCCGGAGAGTGATTCAAGCAGACACCCAGGACCTGATCCACTGGTTCAACAATCCTCAGGTATCAAAGTATATGGAATCCCCGGACAAGGAATGGAATCCCGGCAACATCTATAAATATTATTTCATCCTGAACCAAAAAGACCTGGATGTTCTTTACACTGATCTGCAGACAGGGTTGAAAATCGGATACGGCCAGATATATGGCATCGATCTTAGGAAGAGAACCGCGGAAATTTCCTATCTGATCGGTGAACCCGCATTTTACGGCAGGGGTTATGGCACAGAAATGGTGGAACTGCTGCTTCAGATCGCCTTCGAAAAGCTCGGCCTGAATTCAGTGGAAGCTGGAATCATCGAAGGCAATCTCCCTTCCATGAAGGTCTGTGAACGGCTCGGATTCAAAAGAACAAAGGTCAACAAGGGATCTGAAATCATAGATGGAAAAAAGACGGACGAGATTATTTTCGAGCTCTCAGCTTCTGAATACCTTCAGAAAAATAAGCCGGCAGCAAGCTGTCTTTAG
- a CDS encoding PQQ-binding-like beta-propeller repeat protein, translating to MNRIILAIIFTSVFAFCTEEVNYRGGAGHDGIFGTVREVPANFEYKKTYTYQLWTRDFLPMSSTPFVYGYRIFFGYGKGILAFDMRDFHFEKFALEFKGPFVASPIVYKGILFIGSRKKNLFYALDISGNSIKKLWQSELSGPVVSAACGADDRVLVTTVYGELFCLNLKGEIMWKRRYLPKNVEHSPKLTYCTPVVRDGIIYLNNGRGITGWKVADGSVNCNLRIQDLPEAEFYSTPCLSGKYLFFTQQTAVYRIDLEQKTVVKYETGFEGRGSPACDDRNVYVTMGQNHFCIDQETMESLWIYERGYYKGRSTPLILKDSVVFTDAHNCIYLIDKKTGKCLSEDPMRRFGEPVEQQGGPIYYDNKIFWGPWNDCSMRIYWKGIAYKGWHFWKDSDPGIEFDDGKDWKTNILRDDPDFYED from the coding sequence ATGAACAGAATAATTCTAGCCATAATTTTTACATCTGTATTCGCATTCTGCACTGAAGAAGTCAACTATCGTGGAGGAGCCGGCCATGACGGAATTTTCGGAACTGTCAGGGAAGTCCCTGCCAACTTCGAATATAAGAAAACTTATACCTACCAGCTATGGACACGCGATTTTCTACCCATGTCATCAACCCCGTTTGTTTACGGGTACAGAATTTTCTTCGGATACGGCAAAGGTATTCTTGCATTCGACATGCGCGATTTCCACTTCGAGAAGTTCGCTCTTGAATTCAAGGGACCGTTCGTAGCTTCGCCGATCGTATACAAAGGGATTCTTTTCATCGGATCAAGGAAAAAAAATCTTTTCTATGCCCTGGACATCTCAGGTAACAGCATAAAAAAACTCTGGCAGTCTGAACTTTCCGGACCGGTCGTATCCGCAGCCTGTGGAGCTGATGACAGAGTTCTGGTCACTACGGTTTACGGCGAACTTTTCTGCCTGAATCTCAAAGGCGAGATCATGTGGAAGCGCAGATACCTGCCGAAAAACGTGGAGCATTCGCCGAAACTGACTTACTGCACTCCAGTGGTCAGAGACGGAATCATCTATCTCAACAACGGACGCGGGATTACCGGCTGGAAAGTGGCTGACGGCAGCGTAAACTGCAATCTGCGGATCCAGGACCTGCCTGAAGCGGAATTTTACTCGACACCCTGCCTCTCGGGAAAATATCTTTTTTTTACCCAGCAGACTGCAGTTTACCGGATAGACCTGGAGCAGAAGACTGTGGTCAAGTACGAGACAGGATTTGAAGGCAGGGGTTCGCCTGCCTGCGATGACCGGAACGTATACGTGACAATGGGTCAGAATCATTTCTGCATAGACCAGGAAACCATGGAAAGCCTCTGGATTTATGAGCGGGGATATTACAAAGGCCGCAGTACTCCACTGATATTGAAAGATTCAGTAGTTTTCACCGACGCACACAACTGCATCTACCTGATCGACAAGAAAACCGGCAAGTGTCTCTCGGAAGATCCGATGAGGAGATTTGGAGAACCAGTGGAACAGCAGGGCGGTCCCATCTATTACGATAACAAGATTTTCTGGGGTCCCTGGAATGATTGCAGCATGAGGATTTACTGGAAAGGAATTGCTTATAAAGGCTGGCATTTCTGGAAAGATTCTGATCCAGGGATTGAATTTGATGATGGAAAAGACTGGAAAACGAACATACTCAGGGATGATCCGGATTTTTACGAAGACTGA